One region of Culex pipiens pallens isolate TS chromosome 2, TS_CPP_V2, whole genome shotgun sequence genomic DNA includes:
- the LOC128092828 gene encoding probable helicase with zinc finger domain, producing the protein MGAVSSGLVTTLSCPWRKLIMRDRENRRLPDFSGHLPGTEHPVDYHKRWVATVNSIVQKYCLIDRNINVRIFRRPTVEDILKYRIVVVTLNISIELASLDLAKGHVTHIEAAQTMECEAIMPLALATEKIRIVLAGDHM; encoded by the exons ATGGGTGCCGTCAGCTCTGGGCTGGTTACGACACTCTCGTGCCCTTGGAGGAAGTTGATAATGCGCGATCGAGAAAATCGCCGACTTCCGGATTTTTCCGGACATCTACCTGGAACCGAGCATCCTGTGGATTACCACAAACGCTGGGTCGCCACCGTCAACAGCATCGTCCAGAAG TACTGTCTGATCGACCGGAACATCAACGTGCGCATCTTTCGGCGGCCAACCGTCGAAGACATCCTCAAGTATCGCATCGTGGTGGTAACGCTGAACATTTCGATAGAGCTGGCCTCGCTCGATCTGGCAAAGGGACACGTTACGCACATCGAAGCGGCCCAGACCATGGAGTGCGAGGCGATCATGCCGTTGGCGCTGGCGACGGAGAAGATACGCATCGTGCTGGCCGGTGACCACATGTAA
- the LOC120430967 gene encoding zinc finger protein 184-like — METSSKTPHPEDIVHFCRFCLTKAPALVPIQSTVKDVPIPKMFVLLTGVTIDLNDSYPQNACSECCGKLETAYNVRQSFLDNVFKLPEFLKSRKGNVGSESENEDDIGIKNEPWESSGEASSEDGSSSEFEYVAVEAPPKKRKITKAISLSKEKIVGKNPRQIYTQSSDQTKQYTCKYSGCEYVTADYFKYHHHKKSRHERNFECSICQKRFPKQIQLSNHANSHLEKSERPFACDQCDRKFTSKTRLIAHGRIHTGEKPYLCTECGESFHSSAFLANHAMKHSKPQHKCQHCSREFRYKGDFVKHLRLHEENEWQCSF, encoded by the exons ATGGAAACCTCCAGCAAAACACCTCACCCCGAAGACATTGTCCACTTCTGTCGATTCTGCCTAACGAAAGCCCCAGCGCTGGTGCCGATCCAGTCTACCGTCAAAGATGTACCGATTCCCAAGATGTTCGTCCTGCTCACCGGTGTCACGATAGACCTGAACGATTCCTACCCTCAGAACGCATGCTCCGAGTGCTGCGGAAAGCTGGAAACGGCCTACAACGTGCGACAGTCGTTTCTGGACAATGTGTTTAAATTGCCTGAGTTTTTAAAATCCCGTAAAGGCAACGTTGGGTCCGAGTCGGAAAATGAGGATGATATTGGCATCAAAAATGAACCTTGGGAAAGTTCAGGAGAAGCATCGAGTGAAGACGGAAGCTCGTCAGAGTTTGAATACGTAGCAGTGGAAGCACCGccgaagaaaagaaaaataacaaaagcaATTAGCCTGTCCAAAGAAAAAATCGTGGGTAAAAATCCTCGCCAGATTTACACGCAAAGTTCTGACCAAACAAAGCAATACACATGCAAATACTCAGGATGCGAGTACGTTACCGCGGACTATTTCAAGTACCATCACCATAAAAAGAGTCGACACGAGCGCAATTTCGAGTGTTCGATTTGCCAGAAACGGTTCCCAAAGCAGATCCAACTTTCGAATCACGCAAACTCGCACCTTGAGAAAAGCGAAAGGCCGTTTGCGTGCGATCAGTGCGACCGAAAGTTTACCTCAAAG ACACGACTGATAGCCCACGGCAGAATTCACACCGGCGAAAAGCCCTATCTCTGCACGGAGTGTGGCGAATCGTTCCACAGCTCGGCATTTCTAGCCAATCACGCTATGAAGCACTCGAAGCCGCAGCATAA ATGTCAGCACTGCAGCAGAGAGTTCCGGTACAAGGGTGACTTCGTTAAGCATCTTCGATTACACGAGGAAAATGAGTGGCAGTgcagtttttga